The Vicinamibacterales bacterium DNA segment TGGTCAGGTCGAAGGAGGTACCCACTCCGGTACTGCTCGGCGCCGTCGGATTGAGGTAGGTCGCCGTTCCGTACGGGAAGTACTGCGGGTTGTCCTGCACGGTGATGCCGACCGCACCCTGCCAGTTGTGGCTGTAGCGCTTGCTCATCGTGAAATCGACGCCCTTGTAGATCTGATAGTTCGGGTTGGTCAGCGTCGTCGTGCCGAGTCCCGAGGGACGCGAGCAGCCGTCGCAGACGTAGTAGTACTGCGCGCTCAGGCCCGTCACGGGATCGATGTAGGTGGCGGGCAGGTAGAGCGCGCGCAGCGCGTCGTAGCCCGGACCCGGGGTGAAGCCGACGGTGTAGTTGGCGGTGCCACGATCGTACTTGCGGTAGATGAAGTCGACGCCGACGGCCAGATTCGAGATGAGCTCGTGCTGGAGGCCGACCACGGCTTCACGAGTGCGGCCGATCTTGGCGCTCGGGTCGACGGTGTTCCCTGCCGGCACCAGCACGCCGTTGACGAAGCGCGAGCTGCTCGGCGACGGTGTGCCGGTCAGCTCGTTTACCTGCACGACGCCGTCGAGATTGAGGTCCTGCCAGCAGCTCGTCCCGGTACACGCGCCGGAGGACGTGTTGGGTCCCCAGGTGAGCGACGCCGCGCCGAGGCCGCTGAGCGCGTTCGCCAGCGTGATGCGGGTGTCGTAGTAATACGCCACGTTGCCGTGGATCTGCGTCTTGCCGTCGCCGAACAGGTCGCGGGTGACCGAGACGCGCGGCGACCAGTTGCCAAACGACTGGATCGCGCTGCCGGTCGTCGTGTCGACCCCGGTCGCGGTCTCGCACTGCGACGGAATCAGGTCCGGCCGCAGGGCGTTGCCCGGCACGCAGCCGCCGAGGTATTTCGACTGCTGCCAGTCGTAGCGAAGGCCGCCGTTGATGCGCCACTGGCCGCGGCTGTAGCTGTCCTGGAGGTAGCCGTCGTAGGTCCACCAGTTGTTGTTGATCAGGCGGTCGCGGTAGAGCACGGCCTGGTAGCCGACCACGCCGGTCGCCGACCCGGGGGCGACGTAGCTGCCGTCGCCGCAATTGCTGGAACTGTTGCCGGCGCATTCGACCGTCGCGCGCGCGCCGCCGCTGTAGTGGGAGAAGGTCAGGATCGGGTTGCGGCGCCAGCCGAGGCCGAACTTCAGCGAGTGATCGCCGCCGAGCGTATGGCTCATGAAGTAGGTGCCGTCGCTCTTGACCTCCCAGGACGGGCGCGATGTCTGGTAGGTCGCCTGCAGCGACCGGCTCTGGACGCTGGACGTGCGGTTGGTCAGCTGCTGGATGTTCCACAGGCAGCTGGAGTCGCGGGAATACAGCTGGTCGGACCCGGTGTAGCGGCTCTGACCGCAGTTGCCCTGCGGGGCCACGTCCTGGTAATCGAGGAAGAAGCCGCCGAGCACGTACGTCACCTGGTTGTTGAACACCAGCTTGTCGGAGGCGACGTAGGTGTGGGTAATCGAGTGCGTCGGCAGCGGGAAGCTCCACGGCGCATCAGACGTTTGCTGGGTCGACGCTTCCTTCTGGACCGTCGCGCTCGAGCCACGCGCATTGCGGTACTTGTTGTCGCTCGAGAACAGGTACTGGAACTTGTTCGAGGCGTTCAACTGGTAGTTGAACTTCCACTGCAGGTCCTTGATCACCGTCTTGTCGTTGCTCAGGCACTTCTGGACGTCGGCCAGCTTGTCGTAGGTCACGAGTCCCTTCAGCGCGTTCGATCCAGCCTTCTGCGCCGCAATCAGCGAGTTGCAGAACTGTCCCTGCGAGCCGTCGAAGAAGTTGACGATGCCGACGTTGATGTCCTGCTTATCGGCTGCGCCCCAGAACCACAGCCGGTTCTTCATGATCGGCCCGCCGAACTCGGCCGAGTAGTTGGAGATGCTATGGATCGGATTGCCCGACAGGAACCCGTTCTGGCCGGTGTTGAACAGGTCCTCGGTGACGTTGTTCCCCTGGGTCGCGTCGTTCTCGTAGGTGGCGACGCCCGACCCCTTGAACACGTTACTCCCGCTCTTGGTCACGAGGTTGATCGACAGTCCGGACGACTGGACGGTCACGTCGCCGCCGCCGTTGGTCACCTGGATCTCGGAAAAGGAGTCGAAGTTGAAATACGACGGCGAGGAGTTCGACGACAGGTCAGTGATCGAGCCTCCCTCGAGGTTCCACTGCACGTTCGACTGCGTGCCTCGCGAGGCAAGGCTGACCTGCTGACCCGACGACGACCCGCCGACGTTGAGGCCGGCTTGCACGCCCGGCGTCATGTTGATGACCTGCCACGGATCGCGCGCGGTCGGGATCTTCTCGAGAACCTCCGATGTAAACGTCTGGCTCGTCGAGGATTTCTTGGTATCGACCACCGGCGACACCGCCGAGATCGTCACCTCTTCCGACATCTGGCCGATCTCGAGCCTCTGATCGATCTGGGCGTTGAAGCCCGTCGAAATCACGACCTTGTCGCGAACCGACTTCTTGAAGCTCGCCAGCTCGAACGTCACGCTATAGGTGCCGATCGGAACGCTCGCGAACTGGTAAGTGCCGTTCTCGCTGGTGACGCCCACCAGCGGCTGTTGAAGCCCCGTTCCGGCAATCGTCACGGTGACACCCGGCAGCACACCGCCGGAGGGATCCGTAACCTTGCCGAAAATGGAGCCGAATGCCTGTGCATGCGCAGGCGACGCCCACGCTGCGAGCATTCCTGCGCACAACAGGAATGCTCGTAAGCCACGAATCATCATTCCGTCCTCCTGACCCCGCGAACCCGGAAATCTGGACCCCGAAGGAACCCGCAACGATGTGACCGACGTACTGGACCCGACCCGGATGCGCGCCATGCTATTCGCGCGGCCCCACTACGTCAAAGTATTTCTGGTGATGCATGGCATGAGCGGAAATGGAACAGCCGGTCGCTCGAAGCCGCGTGGACTGCGGTAGTCTGACCGCCCACTGACACCACCAAGGTCGCTGCTGCTATGAACGCATCTCGCGCGCGACGATCGGTTCAGCCGGCCGATCCGACTCGTCAGGGATGGACCGCCCGGTGGTGGATCCTCGTGCCGCTCGTCGCCGCCGTCGTTCTGAAGGCCGCGGTCCTGACGCAGCTCGCCGGCCATCCGCTGCTCGCGCCCGACGCCGGGCTGGACACGACTGCGTATGTGCAACTCGCGCGGCAGGTGCTCGATGGCCATCCAGGTTTGGGACCCGGCCTGTACTACGTCTCCCCCTTCTACATCTACTTCCTGGCGGCGATCCTGGGCGTCTCTCACTCATTCCTGGCCGTCCGGATCGTCCAGGTGGCGATGGGAACGGCGGCCGTCGGGCTCGTCTGCCTGCTGGCGCGCCAGTGGTTCGGCGAACGCGCCGCGCTGGCGGCAGGAGTGCTGGCGGCGTTCACCGGCCTGTTCACGTTCTACGAGGTGCTGATCCTGCAATCGTCGGTGGACGTCTTTTTCACCGCCGCGGCGCTCTGGTGCGTCGCCCTGGGCGTGTCATCCCGCGATCGCGCGGGCGTTCGTCTGCTCCCGATCTTCGGCGCCGGTCTGCTGTGGGGCGTCGAGACCCTGAACCGGCCGAATGTGCTCCTGGCCGCGGTGGCGCTGGCCGTGGTGATGTGGATCGCGCTTCGCCGTATCAAGTTCCCCTTGGCGCTCGCCGCCGGTCTGCTGCTCGGCATGGCGCCGGTCGCCATCAGGAACGTGGTCGTGACTCGCGAATGGACGCTCGTGTCGTCGCACGGCGGCCTGAACTTCTATATCGGCAACAACGCCGACGCGACCGGGTTCTACCGTCCGGTGCCTGGCGTCCGGCCGGCCATCGTGGGCCAGGAGATCGACACGCGCCGCCTCGCTACAGAGGCGCTCGGTCACCCGGCCACCGACGCCGAGGTATCGAGCTATTTCTTCCAGCTGGCCTGGACCTGGATCCGCGCGCACCCGCTGGATGCGGCGCTGCTCTTCGCGAAGAAGTTCGCGTTCGCCTTCCATGCCGCGCACCTCGCCCTTCCCCTCAGCTACGCCTTCTTTGCGTACGACACGCCGGGGTGGCTGCGTTTTCTCTTCGTCGGACCGTGGCTGCTGGTGCCGCTCGGGATCACTGGAGCGGTGTGGCGGCTCGCGAGATCGCCGACGCCCGACGCCGGGTTCGAAGTCTCGCGGCCCGGGTTCGTGATCTGGCTGTCATTCGTCCCGCTCTATGGCGCGGCCGTGGCGTTCTTCTTCGTGGCAGATCGGTATCGGCTGCCGTTGCTCGTGCCACTCTGCGTCTGCGCCGGAGGCGGCCTCGATCTCGGGATCGAGGCCGCCCGCCAGCGTGACGTGCGGCGGTTGGCGTATGCGACGGCCGCACTGGCGGCGGCCTTCATCGTCGTCAACTGGCCGACGCGCTGGCTTGACGACGGCCGGTGGACCGACGGGCTGCGTACCGCCGAGCGGCTGGTGATCGCGCAGCGCGATGACGAGGCGGAGCGATGGGCCGCGTGGCTCGACACGCACAATCCACCGCACGCCGGCGCCGGACAGCTCGGGGTCGCACAGCAGTGGATGGCGCTCCAGCAGTATCAGCGAGCCTTGCCGTATCTGCAGCGGGCCGAACGCGCCGACCCCGCCGAACCGCACGCTCAATACGCGCTGGGTCAGGCGCTGCTGAAACTCGGGCGCGCACCCGACGCCCTCGTGCACCTGCAGCGCGGCTTCGAAGCCGGCATCGAATTGCCCGGCGGCGGAGACGACTACGCGCAGGCGCTCGTCGACACGGGTGACCTTGCCGGAGCCGCCGCGGCGCTCCGCCGCATCCACCCGGCCGCGTCGGCTGACGCTGAAGTCTGGCTCCGCCTCGGACGCCTCGCCATGGAAGCGAGAGTCCCCGATGTCGCCGAGCCGTTCTTCCGGCAAGCCGTGGCGATGCAGCCGGAGGCTGCGGCCGCGCGCCAGCAGTATGGCCTCGCGCTCCTCGTGCTCGACCGGTTCGAGGACGCGGCGCGCGAGCTCGGCGCCGCCGCACGCGTCAACCCGGCGGACGCCGACACGCTGTCCCGCCTCGCCTACGCCGAGTACCGGCTCGGCCGGCTCGACGACGCACGCCGGCACGCGCGGGCGACGCTGGCGATCGACCCGAACGATCGTCTTGCACGGGAATTGACGGCGGCGATGGCGAATCGAGCGAAGTAAACACTTCTGGAATGGGCCGTGGGATTGGATATACTCCGCGGCCGGAGGATTCCCATGAGTTCGCGCTCCCGGCTGCTCCTTCCTTTGGTGATCGTCCTCATCGCGCCCGCGCTCACCGCGTTCCAGGGCGGGCTGAAGAAATCGCTGTTCGTTACCGTGCTCGACGAAAACGGCCGTCCGGCGCGCGAGTTCACGGCCAACGACGTACTGGTCCAGGAGGACGGTCAGGACCGCCCCGTCGTCGAGGTGAAGCCGGCGAGCCAGCCGATCTCGGTTGCGTTCCTGGTCGACACGGCGCAGGGATCGCGCGTGACCGACCACTACGGCACGCCCGAGGAGTACGTTCGTGACTTGCGCGTCGCCACCAGCGCCTTCGCCCACCAGCTCGAGACGCTGAGTCCCGACGCCCAGATCACGCTGATGGAGTTCGGCCAGGCGGCGGTCACGATTGTCAAGTACACGTTTGACCTGGCGGAATTCGACAAAGGGGTCAACAAGATCGTGTCGCGGGCCGGCGTCGGCTCCGTGCTCGGGGAGGCGCTCGCGGCGGCGAACACGGAGTTGAGCGCCCGCCCGAACGCGCGCCGCGCCATCGTGTCGGTCAATCTCGAGCCGAGCGACGAACAGAGCTTCGAGAACGCCAACCCAATCAAGGACGCCTTCCGCAAATCGGGGGCGCAGCTGTGGGCGCTCTCGGTGCATCGCGGCGACCTGAAGAACGCCGGGCGCGACGTCGTGCTCAACGATTTCGCCAGACTCTCGGGCGGCCAGCGCGATTTCATCGTCGACATCTCCGCGATGGAGAACATCCTCAAGGCTTATGCCAACGCGCTCGCCATGCAGTACGAGATCGTCTACACGCGTCCCGAGAACGCCAAAAACGTGAAAGCGGTGCGGGTCGGGACAGCGCCCGAGCGGAAACTCAAAGTGCACGCGAGCGGCTTCGCGCCGCAGTAGACCCGCGGACAACCGGTTCTGGAAAGCGAGCTGGGATCTCGGCTATTTCGCGGATAGGTACGCGAGCGCCTGGCGCGCGGGCTCGTACGAGGGGTCGATCGACAACGCGGTTTCGAGGTGGTGGCGCGCCTCGCCTGCCATCCCCTGGCGGATCAGCAGCAGCGCGATGTTGAGGTGAGCGCTCGGCAGCGGTTTCAGCCGCAGCGCCTCCTCGTATTCCGCCATCGCCTCGCCGGCCTTTCCCTCGATGGCGAGCGCACCGCCGATACCGTTGTGGGCTTCCGCGAGGCGGAAATCCAGCCGCAGCGCGTCCCGGTATTGTGAAATCGCCTCGGCGGGTCTCTGCTGCCGCAGGAGCACCGCGCCGAGTCCCACCCGCGGCTCGGTCGACGCCGGTTCGAGCGCGATCGCCGCCTCGTAGTGTGGAATGGCGTCGGCCAGCGCGCCGGCCGCGGCCAGTGTGTTGGCGAGGTTGTTCTGACCCTCGGCAAACCCGGGACTGAGGCGAACCGCTTCGGCGAATTGCAGGTGCGACTCCTGCTCTCGCCCCTGCTGCTGCAGGACCAGGCCGAGACTGTTGTGGATGATTGACTCGTACCGTGGCGACTGCGCCGGCGCCAGCGTCAGGGCGCGGCGATAGTTCGTTTCGGCGTCGCCAAGCTGTCCACGCTCGCGCTGTGCCTGAGCCAGGTTTTCATAGGCCACATAGTTGCCGTGGGTCACCGCAGTGGCATGCAGCCAGAGGGTGCTGCTGTCCGACCAGGTCGCGGCCTGTGCCCGGGCCGTCCACGCCCCCGCCGCGATGATCGCGACGGCCATCGCGCCCATCGCGCGCGGCGGCAGCGCGAGGCGTCGCTGCAGATCCCGTCCGCCCCACGCCGCGATCACGAACAGACCGACGATGGGCATGTAGACGAACCGATCGGCGCGCGCCTGCTCGCCGGCTTGCATCAGGCCGATGACCGGCGCGATGGTGATCAAATACCAGAGCCAGCCGACGACGAGATAGGGACGACTGCGGCGAAGTGCCCAGGCGGCGACGGTGACGGCGATCAGGATCGCCGAGGCGGCCGCCGCCTGCCAGCCGGCAATCTCGCGCAGCGGGTAGAACGCGGCGAGGTGGGCGGGCCAGACGGCTGCGCCGAGATACCCAACGCAGCCGACCAGCGCGGTCGCCATCCGGCGCGGCAACGGCAGGGCAGTCAATCCCGCGACGGCGCCGACGTTCGTCTGGACGATGACCGTCGCGACGGCTGTGGCGGCCGCCATCGCCAGCAACGGGATCTTCTCCAGCACACAATGCGCGAGCGACGTCATGCCGGAAGTGGCCGGCGTGTCGGGACCACCGCCGAATCGACGCAATGGCCATCGATCCAGCAGCAGGAGCACGAACGGCAGCGTCACCACCATCGGCTTCGACATCAGCGCCAGAGCATAGGCGCCGGCCACGGCCAGGAAGCGTTGAGCCGACCTCCGCTCGCAGTAGCGGATGTAGGCCCAGATCGTGAGAATCAGGAAGAAGCTGCTCAGCACGTCCTTCCGCTCTGCCACCCACGCCACCGACTCGACATGCAGAGGGTGGACGGCAAACAACGCGGCGGCGAACGCGCTCGGACCGTCGTCCCCCGTCATCCGGCGCAGCCCCACGAAGAGCAGCAGGGTGTTCGCGAGGTGGAGCGCAAGACTGGTCACGTGGTGCGGTCCGGCGTTCATGCCGTAGAGCGTCACGTCGAGCAGGTGCGACATCCACGTGAGCGGATGCCAGTACGGCGATTGCATGGTCGTCAGCGCCCACCAGAGGGTAGATGTCGAGAGACCCGCCTGGACCTGAGTGTTCCCGGTGACGTAGGCCGGATCGTCCCAGTTGACGAACTCGAAGTACTGCACGCGCCAGTAGACGAACAGCGTCAGGAGTACGAGGACGACCGGTGTGATGCGAGCGAGAACGGCCGGGCTCGACCGCGTCCGTCGAGCTGAAGCGTTCCGACGCTGTCTCGCCACCTCGACATCATCGTCGTGAAACGGCTGTGGTCGCAAGCCGCGGGCACGGCGCATGCAACCATCCACGCAGATGAGTGAGGAGAAGGAGGTCCATTACCCATGAGACGCATTCAGATGACCGTGGCCGCTGCGGCGGCCGTATTCGCGATGACCGCCGGGGCCGCCACGGCCCAGACCGTTCCGCCTGATCGCTTGACCTATGTCACGTTCAGCGGGCCAGTGGCGATTCCCGGCATGACGCTGCCGGCCGGCACCTACGAGTTCAAGCTCCTCGATTCGAATACGGATCGGCACGTCGTGCAGATCTTCAATCGTGAGGGGACGAAGTTGTTCACGACGCTGCTCGCCGTACCAGCGACGCGCCGGGAGCCGAGCGGCGATCCGGTGATCACCTTCAAGGAAACCGCTTCGAATCAGGCCCCCGCGGTGCACTACTGGTATTACGCCGGTGACCTGGCGGGCAACGAGCTCGTCTACCCGAAGAACCAGGCGCAGCTGATCGCCAACGCCTCGGGCGAGTCGGTCATGGCCGTCGACAGCAACGGCAACTCGATCGACGACTGGAAGAGCGGGTCGATGTCCCGAGTGAAGCCGGAAACGACGACCAGCCAGAGCCCGGCGCCAGCGGCGAGCACGACCGCGGCCGATACGTCAGCCGCCAAGCCGGCGGCGACCAGCACGAGCAGCAAGGAAACGGCGACCACAACTGCGCCGGCGCCTGCGCGGCCGGCGCCCACGC contains these protein-coding regions:
- a CDS encoding tetratricopeptide repeat protein produces the protein MARQRRNASARRTRSSPAVLARITPVVLVLLTLFVYWRVQYFEFVNWDDPAYVTGNTQVQAGLSTSTLWWALTTMQSPYWHPLTWMSHLLDVTLYGMNAGPHHVTSLALHLANTLLLFVGLRRMTGDDGPSAFAAALFAVHPLHVESVAWVAERKDVLSSFFLILTIWAYIRYCERRSAQRFLAVAGAYALALMSKPMVVTLPFVLLLLDRWPLRRFGGGPDTPATSGMTSLAHCVLEKIPLLAMAAATAVATVIVQTNVGAVAGLTALPLPRRMATALVGCVGYLGAAVWPAHLAAFYPLREIAGWQAAAASAILIAVTVAAWALRRSRPYLVVGWLWYLITIAPVIGLMQAGEQARADRFVYMPIVGLFVIAAWGGRDLQRRLALPPRAMGAMAVAIIAAGAWTARAQAATWSDSSTLWLHATAVTHGNYVAYENLAQAQRERGQLGDAETNYRRALTLAPAQSPRYESIIHNSLGLVLQQQGREQESHLQFAEAVRLSPGFAEGQNNLANTLAAAGALADAIPHYEAAIALEPASTEPRVGLGAVLLRQQRPAEAISQYRDALRLDFRLAEAHNGIGGALAIEGKAGEAMAEYEEALRLKPLPSAHLNIALLLIRQGMAGEARHHLETALSIDPSYEPARQALAYLSAK
- a CDS encoding tetratricopeptide repeat protein, which gives rise to MNASRARRSVQPADPTRQGWTARWWILVPLVAAVVLKAAVLTQLAGHPLLAPDAGLDTTAYVQLARQVLDGHPGLGPGLYYVSPFYIYFLAAILGVSHSFLAVRIVQVAMGTAAVGLVCLLARQWFGERAALAAGVLAAFTGLFTFYEVLILQSSVDVFFTAAALWCVALGVSSRDRAGVRLLPIFGAGLLWGVETLNRPNVLLAAVALAVVMWIALRRIKFPLALAAGLLLGMAPVAIRNVVVTREWTLVSSHGGLNFYIGNNADATGFYRPVPGVRPAIVGQEIDTRRLATEALGHPATDAEVSSYFFQLAWTWIRAHPLDAALLFAKKFAFAFHAAHLALPLSYAFFAYDTPGWLRFLFVGPWLLVPLGITGAVWRLARSPTPDAGFEVSRPGFVIWLSFVPLYGAAVAFFFVADRYRLPLLVPLCVCAGGGLDLGIEAARQRDVRRLAYATAALAAAFIVVNWPTRWLDDGRWTDGLRTAERLVIAQRDDEAERWAAWLDTHNPPHAGAGQLGVAQQWMALQQYQRALPYLQRAERADPAEPHAQYALGQALLKLGRAPDALVHLQRGFEAGIELPGGGDDYAQALVDTGDLAGAAAALRRIHPAASADAEVWLRLGRLAMEARVPDVAEPFFRQAVAMQPEAAAARQQYGLALLVLDRFEDAARELGAAARVNPADADTLSRLAYAEYRLGRLDDARRHARATLAIDPNDRLARELTAAMANRAK
- a CDS encoding carboxypeptidase regulatory-like domain-containing protein, whose translation is MLAAWASPAHAQAFGSIFGKVTDPSGGVLPGVTVTIAGTGLQQPLVGVTSENGTYQFASVPIGTYSVTFELASFKKSVRDKVVISTGFNAQIDQRLEIGQMSEEVTISAVSPVVDTKKSSTSQTFTSEVLEKIPTARDPWQVINMTPGVQAGLNVGGSSSGQQVSLASRGTQSNVQWNLEGGSITDLSSNSSPSYFNFDSFSEIQVTNGGGDVTVQSSGLSINLVTKSGSNVFKGSGVATYENDATQGNNVTEDLFNTGQNGFLSGNPIHSISNYSAEFGGPIMKNRLWFWGAADKQDINVGIVNFFDGSQGQFCNSLIAAQKAGSNALKGLVTYDKLADVQKCLSNDKTVIKDLQWKFNYQLNASNKFQYLFSSDNKYRNARGSSATVQKEASTQQTSDAPWSFPLPTHSITHTYVASDKLVFNNQVTYVLGGFFLDYQDVAPQGNCGQSRYTGSDQLYSRDSSCLWNIQQLTNRTSSVQSRSLQATYQTSRPSWEVKSDGTYFMSHTLGGDHSLKFGLGWRRNPILTFSHYSGGARATVECAGNSSSNCGDGSYVAPGSATGVVGYQAVLYRDRLINNNWWTYDGYLQDSYSRGQWRINGGLRYDWQQSKYLGGCVPGNALRPDLIPSQCETATGVDTTTGSAIQSFGNWSPRVSVTRDLFGDGKTQIHGNVAYYYDTRITLANALSGLGAASLTWGPNTSSGACTGTSCWQDLNLDGVVQVNELTGTPSPSSSRFVNGVLVPAGNTVDPSAKIGRTREAVVGLQHELISNLAVGVDFIYRKYDRGTANYTVGFTPGPGYDALRALYLPATYIDPVTGLSAQYYYVCDGCSRPSGLGTTTLTNPNYQIYKGVDFTMSKRYSHNWQGAVGITVQDNPQYFPYGTATYLNPTAPSSTGVGTSFDLTNGLSTIAKYLVKAQGSYTFPWDINLSGNFNWNQGATRTIAINGPGQVPGGTTGTINYSSLIVQSVDAVRFDATPLLDLSVQKVVKLRGGKERLKLMLDGFNMFNINGIQSFVSNNQSSSGFTQPASIVPPRVFRFGASIQF